In Trichomycterus rosablanca isolate fTriRos1 chromosome 5, fTriRos1.hap1, whole genome shotgun sequence, the sequence CTCAGTGGTGAGGAGGATCGTGACAGAAAGCAGGACGACGTGCCGCAGAACGAAGGAGATTCGTCGGTCAACGACGACCCAAAAGACGGACTTTACAAGCCTCGGGCACAGAGGTACATCCCATAATTCCTCACAGGCCTCTTTTCCTAAGCTTTCACGCTTCAGCGCTCATCCGAAATCCAGAACGCCCTGAGATGGTTGATTCGAGTGAGAACGGATCCTCTAGCGACCCCCGCTCCAACCCCGTGGCTGGGTACGAGTATGAACTGCTGCATCATGCTGGTAACcccggctgtgtcccaaatcacacgtgggttaaaataaatgtggtGGGATAAACTCCGCCCTCGGATTGAGGGGAATCGATGCCGATTCGGAGCGCGTCCAAATTCAGAATTTGGAAAGCGAGCCTCCAGGTCTCATCACGCCTCCTGCGATCACACTCGCCTCTCCCATACGACCCGCTCTGGTACGCTCGGAACCAAATTTAGCACAGCGAggctgcgcacacacacacacgcacacacacacacacacacacacacacacacgttcttgTACACCCAGGGACAATCGAGCAGCTAGTGCAGTTTTCAAGCAGTGCCCCCCCCAGAGGATCTGAATACCCAGAGGCTGCTCACATGGACACGGAGAAAACATGCCAGACCCCTCACAAACAGGATGTGGCACAGCTCCAGGGTTCCGAGGACCTGGTTTTAATTTTCACCTTCAGTCAGTCCTTGTATGGAGATCATTTGTAGTCCATGTGGTTCCCGCCTTGTATCTTCTAAAAACATGCGGAGAAATAAATCGCCCCCAGGTGTGAGGACGGGTGTGTTGCCTGTCCAGGGTTTGTACccgttttgtgttttttttggaaGGGAGGTGGTATTGTAAACAATATCCATCACTGACAAACTTTCCTGTTCTTCAGTGAGGATGAGGAGGGGGTCAGCAGTGAAGAAGACTTGCCCTTCAAAGATGACCTGAACGACCAAAGCTATGATCCCAAATCTGAGAGGTATCATTTCATGTGTCTTTTCTTTTTGGTAGCATAGGTGGGGCCTTAAGTAAAGAGCAGAGCACATTGTCATGATGCAGTGAGGACAGAATCTCTCACAGCATTGAGGTGGCACCTCAGATTCTGGTGTGGAACTGTGGAAGGTTTTAAATGTTGTGCTGCAGTTCCACTCTGAGCCACCAGGTGCCGCTGGAATCACAGTGTTGTGACAGACAATGTCAAGCACTACCACGCAAATGTCAAAACgggtaatatttatattaataagatATTATTTTAGTTAAAATAGTCAACACTTTTAATTTAAGgttatgtaaaatgtatgtTCTTTTTATAGTTTGTgtattagtaataaaaataaaatagttacaACAATTatgatgattaaataaataataaaataacagtaataaaaaagaataattaataatatagtaCAATTGtagtaataacaacagtaataattataaattaagaacaaaaatgaaaatacactgcacttattaataaatgattaaaatgatctagtaaaaataataataatgataatatgttGATGATAAAGATGTTAGACACTGGACCGAGTTGGATTATGTGGTTAATGCCGCCTCATAAATGTTAAACTGTTAATTCAGGATAACAGTTAAAAAAAGGTGGGGATAAAAGTGtgtgggggtgggtgggtgttaaatacatttaaattagacTCCACACACTTCCAGAACAATTGTAGGAAAACTCTATCTGCTAGGATCCAGCAGGACCAGAGCAGGTTCTCCCCAGGTCATGGAACAGTCGACCAACTCTCTCCTGTTGTTTGACTGTGAGGGTTCATGATCATACTCCTGTCCACATGTGTGGTTAGTGGACCTGCagtgtgtatgactgtgtgaatgagtgtataTGACTGCGTATGACTGCGTTTgaatgtgtatgagtgtgtgtgactgtgtaaaTGAGTGTATATGACtgcgtatgagtgtgtatgagtgtgtatgagtgtgtatatgagtgtatatgaCTGCGTATGACTGGGTATGAGtgcgtatgagtgtgtatggttgCATTTGagtgtgtatgactgtgtaAATGAGTGTATATGACtgcatgtgagtgtgtatgagtgtgtatatgactgcgtttgagtgtgtatgagtgtttttgagtgtgtatgactgtgtaAATGAGTGTATATGACtgcgtatgagtgtgtatgagtgtgtatgagtgtgtatatgactGCGTTTGAGTGTGAATGACTGTGTATGACTGCATTTGAGTGTGTATGACTGCATTTGagtgtgtatgactgtgtaAATGAGTGTATATGACtgcatgtgagtgtgtatgagtgtgtgtgactgtgtaaaTGAGTGTATATGACtgcgtatgagtgtgtatgagtgtgtatgagtgtgtatatgactgcgtttgagtgtgtatgagtgtgtgtgactgtgtaaaTGAGTGTATATGACtgcgtatgagtgtgtatgagtgtgtatgagtgtgtatgagtgtgtatatgactgcgtttgagtgtgtatgagtgtgtatgactgtgtaaatgagtgtgtatgactgcatgtgagtgtgtatgagtgtgtatatgactgcatgtgagtgtgtatgagtgtgtaaatgagtgTATATGACtgcatgtgagtgtgtatgagtgtgtatatgactgcgtttgagtgtgtatgagtgtttttgagtgtgtatgactgtgtaAATGAGTGTATATGACtgcgtatgagtgtgtatgagtgtgtatgagtgtgtatatgactGCGTTTGAGTGTGAATGACTGTATGACTGCATTTGAGTGTGTATGACTGCATTTGagtgtgtatgactgtgtaAATGAGTGTATATGACtgcatgtgagtgtgtatgagtgtgtgtgactgtgtaaaTGAGTGTATATGACtgcgtatgagtgtgtatgagtgtgtatgagtgtgtatatgactgcgtttgagtgtgtatgagtgtgtgtgactgtgtaaaTGAGTGTATATGACTGCGTTTGAGTGTGAATGACTGTGTATGACTGCATTTGAGTGTGTATGACTGCATTTGAGTGTGTATGACTGCATTTGagtgtgtatgactgtgtaAATGAGTGTATATGACtgcatgtgagtgtgtatgagtgtgtatatgactgcgtttgagtgtgtatgagtgtttttgagatgtgtatgagtgtgtatgagtgtgtatatgagtgtgtatgactGCATTTGAGTGTGGATGACTGTGTATGACTGCATTTGAGTGTGGATGACTGTATGACTGCATTTGAGTGTGGATGACTGGATGACTGTGTAAATGACTGCGTATGACTGCGTATGACTGCATTTGAGTGTGGATGACTGTGGATGACTGCATTTGAGTGTGGATGACTGCATTTGAGTGTGGATGACTGGATGACTGTGTAAATGACTGCGTATGACTGCATTTGAGTGTGGATGACTGTGGATGACTGTAAATGACTGCGTATGACTGCATTTGAGTGTGGATGACTGTGTATGACTGCATTTGAGTGTGGATGACTGTGTATGACTGCATTTGAGTGTGGATGACTGTGTAAATGACTGCGTATGACTGCATTTGAGTGTGGATGACTGTGGATGACTGTGTAAATGACTGCGTATGACTGCATTTGAGTGTGGATGACTGTGTATGACTGCATTTGAGTGTGGATGACTGTGTATGACTGTGTAAATGACTGCGTATGACTGCATTTGAGTGTGTATGACTGCGTATGACTGCATTTGAGTGTGGATGACTGCGTATGACTGCATTTGagtgtgtatgactgtgtaAATGAGTGTATATGACtgcatgtgagtgtgtatatgagtgtgtatatgagtgtgtgtgactgtgacaCAAGTTGTGTAAGGAACTGCAGGTGCACAGGGTACCTGCATCACTCCTACCAGTGAGGAGAACCTCCTGCTGGTGCTGCTGCTTTTACAGATGTACTAGTATAGGAACTTGTTCAGACACGTTTAACTGAGACGAAACCTTGAACATGCTGGAGGGATTTTAACCCACAGCCGGATCAGGGCACGCCCGGGTGGGGCTTGAAAATCTGGATGTGACTAGAGGAGCGTGGGCTGATCGGCACAGCCTGCTGCCCCCATAATCCTCACCAGGAGAAGTAAATGAAAGGGGAAATTAATTCTCTTTTCTGTTTCCCTGTTGCAGAGACGCCCCGAAGCCGAGGCGCCGAGCCCCCCCTCggctgagagagaagaaggagcGAGCGGCCGGGGCGGAGGGAGAGGAGGAAGGAGAGACGAAGGGTACGGAGGGCGACGTAGAGAAGGAGGTGAAGACCGAAGGAACCGAGGGAACGGATGTGAAGCAGGAGTCGAGAGACGGAGCAGATCCTCCCAGAAAGTGAGTACGGTCACGGCTCTCGTTCCACAGCTCATCTAAAATCAGACCAGTGAAGGGACCTGTGAGAAAGTTTTCACACCCCTGATCAGTCCGTGTTCAGTTCAAGTGAAAACTCCAGATCTAgaccagcctccactcttctggtaAGGCCATTTGTCAGGTCAGGCACTAATATCGGATAAGAAGTTCTGGCTCTGTGAAGGCAGTTGCACCAGTGTGCAGACATGCTTGGACCTAATAAATCATTAGATCCACTAATTGGTGGCCTAAATACCCACAGATACACTCTGaagtcttgtggaaagccttcttgGATGGATAGTGCTTATAggcaggtgtccaaatacttctgaccATGTAGTAAACCTTATTTCCAAAGGGATTTCAGTTTAATTTGGTATTTATTATAGTTCCATCCCCTAGTGGATGATCTCTAAGCGCACAGGAGGAACACGTTACACTTTACGTTCTCCTGGACTGTGGCAtcccctttgtgtgtgtgtgtgtgtgtgtgtgtgtgtgtgtgtgtgtgtgtgtgtgtgttccgtccgcgtatatttatgtatttgaatCTCTAGTTTTATTTACATCGCTCCCGTTTACTGTCCGCAGGAGAGGGAGGCGGAGGAAAGACGACAAAAGCCCTCGTCTGCCGAAAAGAAGGTAAAAGTACCTCTCTCTCTACACGCCTGTGCTTACGTGATCGTTGCTCTTGACCACCCGTGTGTTGacggtggtgtgtgtggtgtgtttggtGCAGGAAGAAGCCGCCGGTGCAGTACGTGCGCTGTGAGATGGAGGGGTGTGGGACTGTTCTCGCCCATCCACGCTACCTTCAGGTGAGCGTTAGGAAACTCGGGTGTTTCTATCCCCCCCATATTTCACCCCGTGTGATCGTTGTCCAGACAGCAGAGGTGGAAAAATCCAATCTATCACAGGATTTTGGCTTAACTCAGGCAGTCATGTGTGTTTAGACGCCTGGCCGGCTGACAGCACCGGTAGGATTACAGTCCTGGTCTCTGCAGTCATAGACTAGCACAATAGACCCCggcgccacccgagcacctaaTTATAGTATCGTAGAATATAAAACTGTGATGTCAGAGTGGTAGAATAGTGGGTAAAGTACAGgactaatcagaaggtcactggttcaagccctacatcTCTCACGTTGCCACTGTGGGACCTTCCTTTAACCCTCGGATTCTGTTTAGAAAAGCTGAATGTTGAACTAAACTAAATTATAGACAGCTTAAGGCGTTTATAGTTTCGtccaaaattattggcaccccgaGAAATTCTTAGAAACAAATCATCACggaaacatttttttacatttatattttacttgtTTGGAGGGTTTATTATATCAAAccttttttcaagcgacccacattttatccattattattttttatgtgacctaggcaacacaagcaatgtatcttactctctctgtggtgtaacataaagccttcacaagggggcgttcatgtacaagtttGCGACCCagggttttaattatttttctccaattttctcccctaatcgagtcgtatccagttaccctgattgcgttacgcttcacctccctCAAGCACAACCCTCAACTgctgactgacacacgcccccccgacacgtgatcagtactgaccgcatcttttcacctgcacgaggcgagttcgtaAGCGCAACAGCCTTCTGTACGAAGAGccgcaccctgatcagcattattcctcaactctgcgcaggcgccgtcaaccagccagcagaggtcgtaattgcaccggttatgaggaaccctggtccggcttgtcccCCACCCAtgcagcctcccagcccagccggacggcggagctgagatttgatacgatgtgttcgaaatcccagctctggtgtgctagcgtagtttaccgctgcgccacctgagtgcgacttaggttttttttatttttatagtatTAGTATCtagtagggctgtcaaacgataaaattttttaatcgcgattaatctcagaatttcatatagttaatcgcgattaatcgcattaaaaaaaatctgtgtaaatgttatagaaaacaaggatttttaagtgaaatgttaccattaaaatggtgaacatattttatcctaaatgtactgatgttaaaaactgctgggacaagagaaaactgtaagggagttttattcactcacatactaggtagtaatactatccagcagagaccctcgacttcgtataaatgtcagattgtaggttaaaatttctccatcagcaaacattgtagatcagcggtgcttcaggtgggataaggcgtagttattgtaacagacttttctgtgcttgtatcgtgacgatggtttgagtgtgttttgaccctttggggcttccatagttcatggaatagcatgcttggctaacgcgatgactctagctgtccgcgaTTCGTGtgtaccgtaacagaagttaATGAAGTGTTAAATGCCCCCGACAATTTGTGGATACAGcgagtatttatttctttattaagcgacgctcggttacattatgttaacaaaccgcaaatgaaacgaACGGCGgtccgacgttaaaacgttAATTCTACCAGTCAGACTTCCCCCCCCCCCGTCATGCCTCTGCGCCCCACACTTTGAGAAGCGccgtcttaatgagagatgccgtgcacggtcaagtctcaacatgaactacggatgactcgcagggccgaatagaatttgcgttaacggcactattttttaaaatcgcgttaaattgagatcgcgttaatgcgttattatcgcgttcacttcgacagccctagtatctAGTATTACAGTCTAGGAACTTTCATGTAGTAATCCATGACTTTCTGTTTCACTGAGGTATGTATACGAAGTGACACGGGGGCCAAATTCTCTTGACGATTCAagtagagtaaatgtgtgtaacCCGTTGCAAGTGATGGAGTTGCTTGAGCAATGTTGATGGTTCTAAAGCATTTCGACATAGAAATGTACTCGTAGTACATCATTCGGACCGATTTATATTTCGTCTCTGAGCAACATTCACATCGTCCATCCATCATCAGCCTCTCTCTCTCCGACAGCATCACATTAAATACCAGCACCTGATGAAGAAGAAGTACGTGTGCCCTCACCCGTCCTGCGGCAGACTCTTCCGCCTTCAGAAACAGTTACTGCGCCATGCCAAACACCACACGGGTACGTGCCAACCTTCCAGAAATAACAAAAACTCCactgaccctaaccctaacccttgtgGATCTCATCactctcggtgtgtgtgtgtgtgtgtgtgtgtgtgtgtagatcagaGGGACTACATCTGTGAGTTCTGTGCTCGAGCGTTTAAGAGTTCTCATAACCTCGCCGTGCACCGTATGAtccacaccggagagaaaccgctgcagtgagtaacacacacacacacacacacacacacacgcacacacacacacacacacacacacacgcacacacacacacacacacacacgcacacagtgtacagttcCAGGAGGGAGCGAGGCTAGCACGTGCTTCCTATTGATCTGCAGCTGATCTAGCAATGATGGGCAGCTAAACACCCTCCTCCTCCATTTCTGCCCAGCAGTTGGCATGTGCCCTCTTTAAAACAAGGATGCACTGGATCCTTGACCATGACTGGCCGTGGCATTATTAAGACTCTTGTACATGACCAGAAGGAGAATAGGGAGACGCCACTCGTTATCCGATTTATTGCTGACAGGTATCAAACTAATGATATAATATGAACAATATGCTTGCAGATTTCtgtcaacagtttggggaaggcccgtTCCACCTTCAATTCCTCTTTGAACCATTTAGTAATCCCTCATGCTCTGTGTATGGAGCTTTCCCATCATGGAAGAGACCACTTCCATCAGGACAAGACTCCCCCCGTGGTGTTCTTCAGGTGTGAGCACAACACCGCGGAGCTCTCGAGTTCCGATCCCAGGCGGTGCTATCGACCCGGCCTGGTGTCCGAACTGGCACAGTCGTCAGAGCTGTGCAactctgacctctgctggctggaggATCCGTGCTTTTGTTTCCACCTCGGAGGTCACTGGCATCGTAATCAGGatgtgaccatgagcttgttggacgtctcattttaaaaccatagtGACTTATAGAATGCCCCTCCCCCCCTTGCAGCCATAACAGTCTTCAATCTGTGTGAAGACTTCCTGCAAGATTTTGGTGTTTGCTCGGGGTTCCTCATACCGACCTCGTCAAACCCAGAGGCACGAGTCATCTTAAAGCGGGaatgggccttccccaaactcgtATCGGGGTCTTTCAAGCTCTTTCTTTTCAagagacccacattttgtccgcAAGTTTTATTGCGACACAGGCGACACatcaaaatgcaataaaacaaaacgaATCTGGTCTTACTGTggtttacgtttacattttcagcatttagcagatgcttttatccaaagtgacttacgttacgcagtctaagcaattgagggttaagggcccaacagtggcaaccctggcagtggtggggtttgaaccagcgaccttctgcttactagtccagtaccttaaccgctaggctgcaACTGTCCACAACGGTTTACAATGTGTAGCGTAAAGCccccacaagggggcgttcgtgtacagttcattttttgtctcGTGACCCAGGGCTTAAAAACCCTGAAACCAGTAAAACTGGTTAAAATGGCCACAATTGATTATTAagagggcgtccacatacttctggccgtaCAGCGTACCTGTCTAACACACACTCGAATTCCTCCACTCTGCTCTTCAGGTGTGAGATCTGCGGCTTCACCTGTCGCCAGAAAGCCTCCCTCAACTGGCACATGAAGAAGCACGACGCCGACGCCACCTACCAGTTCTCCTGCACCATCTGCGGCAAGAAGTTCGAGAAGAAGGACAGCGTGGTGGCGCACAAGGCCAAGAGCCACCCGGAGGTCCTGATCGCCGAGGCTCTCGCCGCCAACGCGGGCACCCTCGTCACCACCGCGACCATGCCGTCGGGACAGGTGACCCAGGTGGACGTGAACCCCGGCAGGGCGCCGGAGCAGGACCGGTCATCGCACTCCATGCAGACGCCCTCGGCAGGCGACGGGCAGAGGGATTTAGCAGGGGGCGGAGCCTCGTCCAATCGGACGATGCAAACTGTTCACTTTGTCTCCGCCCCCGTTTCCCAGCAACAGCTGGCCGTTCCGCCTCTCCCGCAGATCGTCCACATGACCTTCGCCGCTCTTCCGTCTACTCCTCGGCTCCCCCTGCAGTTGCCCCTGGCGATTAACTCCGCCCCTTCCGTCTCGCTCCTCCCGCCGGTGTCGGCCCGTCAGGCTTTCACGGCCGATCCTCCGCCCCCGTTGCCTGCCCCGCCCTCCTCTCGTCCTCACCCTCCGCCCTGCGGGGACCGGAAAGTGGACAGCGTGCTCTGGGAGGGCGGGAACATCGGCATGGGCGGAGTCTGGGATGCGGCGGGCGGAGCCGGCGAGGCTCAGGTGGTGACGGACAGCTCGGAGGAGCCCATCCAGCGCATACTGATGTAGCCGGCGCAGTTAGAACGAATTAGGAAGGTACACGAGGAGACTAGCGTAGTGTATTAGCACGTTCACGTCACGTTGGAGCCATAGTCGCGGCGAAAATCGCGACCGGCTAAATAACGGAAGTAAAAAATGCATATTTATAACAAGACCGACTCACCATGAGCTGCCAGGTTGTAAAACGATGGTACACACTCCTGTAAACGCTGTAGATTAATCAGAATACACCTTACTAATATTGAGCTACAAGTAAAGTCCTAATAAAAACTCCATTACCCACAATCCCATTGCAAATCTGACCAATCAGAGACTTCGCTGCACCATAACAGGAGAGCTGAATCGTATCAGCACACTCTCTGTGCTATCTTGCATAGGTACTAGCTAACGATACAGGCATAGCATAGTATGTAATATGAAGAACTCCATTACCCATAATCCCATTGCAAAACTGCATCATGGAAACGATGCTGAACCATATTAACCTCTCTATGTTAAGGTTACCATTATATGGTCTAATGGCCTGCCATCCTGCTTATTGGCATCATTCATCCTGGCATCTGTTTTCTTCTAGACGTTATACATTTTTACACCACCCGTGTTCTGGCCACTTCTTTGCACCAACCAGCAGCCGGTTCCCGTACAGAGCCGAGTCATGCTGTGCTCTGTGTGAATCCCTGACCAGTCCTAGGGATTGCACGACCCTACCTCCTTAAAGCACAGCCAGTTTTGTCTGTTGGACGCTCGTCCGGGTCAGTAGCACCGCTCTAGCCCACCTCCACCGCCCGATaggctgtcaaaacagcttagACGCACCGAGACGTGGACTcgtgtggtatctggtaccaggttACCACCAGCTCCTTTACCTTCTGTAGTCTGGTGCATCGTCCCACTGTTGGTGATAACTGGGTTCATCAGACCAGTTGACCCTCCCTTAATCTgatgtccagttccgatgcctgTGCGTGCTCGTTGTAGAAGTCTTAGACGACCACAGCAACATGATTGGCTGTCCGAGATGGTCGGACGAGGCGCCCGCACGAGAGACGGTTGATGGTCGACttctggtaggtgaaaagaagaggaTGGCAGGATCCTTGGCCAGGGTTTGTGGTTCTGCTGCTGAGGCGGTTACagttggggaattggatacgaccagaGTGTGCTCTCTACGTCTGTAAACAGAGCGTGGGTGGTGCGGGCGGTGAGGGTCCGTATTTAGCAATCTGTAATTCAGGcgtcagctgttggaaatggATTGAAACGAACCCGACAGCATTAATCACACATCATTTTTATTCGACATCATAAGGTtatccatcactgactgtaaaTGAAAGGACGGGTTCATTAAAACATTTCCAAGGGTGTTTAGAGCTCGTATCAGCTGCTGCATCGTGGGATATGCGGTTCTTTTCCTTATAAaaaacttgtttctacactcactgtccattttatcagctccacttaccatatagaagcactttgtagttctacaattactgactgtagtccagatgtttctctgcatgctttgttacccccctttcatcctgttcttcaatggtcaggacccccacagagcaggtattatttaggtggtggatgattctcagcactgcagtgacactgacatggtgctggtatgagcggatcagacacagcagcgctgctggagtttttaaacacctcactgtcactgctggactgagaatagtccaccaaccaaaactatatccagccaacagcgtcctgtgcccactgatgaaggtctagaagatgaccgactcaaacagcagcaatagatgaacgatcgtctctgactttacatctacaaggtggaccgactaggtaggagcgtctaatagagtggacagtgagtggacacggtgtttaaaaactcaaccagcacaacacacactaacacaccagcaccatgtcagtgtcactgcagtgctgagaatcatccaccacctaaataatacctgctctgtggtggtcctgtgggggtaacaaagcatgtagagaaacagatggactacagtcagtaattgtagaactacaaagtgcttctatatggtaagtggagctgataacatggacagtgagtgtagaaaccaggaggtggttgtaatgttatgcgTGATTGGTGTAAGTGCCTGATAGGAAATTCTTTTTGTCACtggtgctagtctgcagctctccACAGCCAGTGTGGAACTGTAGTGAGAATTAGAAATGTCTcaatgaagaaaaaaatgggTTTAAAACCCCTAATATTAGTTTCTGGTTGTCATGGTGAACACGACAGTATAGCAATAAGTTTGTTTAGAACAATCGTACGGTTCTATTTACTACATACGTAACAGATTTGAACGTTTTATCGGTCGTGCGATTCCAACCTGACGTGAACGCTCTTTAGTAAACCTTAATGAAGTTAATTACATAGAAACCTAAACCGATCGTGTGTATTTAGACTgatttttgtatgtgtgtgtgtgtgtgtgtgtgtgtgtgtgtgtatcagggaACTTTGTGTTCATACTCAACTCAAGTATATAAAACGAAACCTAAACGCTTCCAGCTACACGTGGAAAACTTCACGTCGTTTCCGATCGTGTCGAGATGTTATTTATAACTGAACTGAAGTTGTACAGAAGGGGGCGCTGTTGTGTCCCGTAGGTCTGTTACACTCCGAGTTTGATTGAGTGTGTTTATCTCCGGCCCGTCATGACACGTCTGTTGCCGGCGCGAGTACTAAAGTTTATAACGTTAACAGTAGCGAATAATTCCGACTGTACTTGTGTGGAGTATGTTCCGAGCTTTAAAACCGCTTTTTGTACAGAACTAGTTTTAATTTTTTCGTATAATACTTCACGCTCTCGTTTTCAGTTTGTCGCATTTTAGTTTCTAGAGGATTTCAGCatttttgtccatttttttAAGCATAAACACTGCAGCCATGTTTATTAGTAACATCACACTAACAGGTTTAATAGATCAAAGCTGGtgggtatttatttaaaataataataataataataaagtaatatttactgtatttacagtTCAACCAAAAATGCTGTTTGTTTAATGTGACCCGGTC encodes:
- the zfp91 gene encoding E3 ubiquitin-protein ligase ZFP91, which gives rise to MEVQHVYKKEEPEEEPELKSPDSGETRTPRRALRGRGATRADPAALLSSPDTNGAAGTNAPSVPGSGRVLRDRSTRSVPLWRRKDIAEEQEGGEDEDEDEDEAPRRRKAACPRRRRNPEPVPDSTAPCDESTDGTGARAPGTKRAQNRGRTTSSRAHRGSPRVVCKSEPELENAMDQTVEAAEKKTSGEEDRDRKQDDVPQNEGDSSVNDDPKDGLYKPRAQSEDEEGVSSEEDLPFKDDLNDQSYDPKSERDAPKPRRRAPPRLREKKERAAGAEGEEEGETKGTEGDVEKEVKTEGTEGTDVKQESRDGADPPRKRGRRRKDDKSPRLPKRRKKPPVQYVRCEMEGCGTVLAHPRYLQHHIKYQHLMKKKYVCPHPSCGRLFRLQKQLLRHAKHHTDQRDYICEFCARAFKSSHNLAVHRMIHTGEKPLQCEICGFTCRQKASLNWHMKKHDADATYQFSCTICGKKFEKKDSVVAHKAKSHPEVLIAEALAANAGTLVTTATMPSGQVTQVDVNPGRAPEQDRSSHSMQTPSAGDGQRDLAGGGASSNRTMQTVHFVSAPVSQQQLAVPPLPQIVHMTFAALPSTPRLPLQLPLAINSAPSVSLLPPVSARQAFTADPPPPLPAPPSSRPHPPPCGDRKVDSVLWEGGNIGMGGVWDAAGGAGEAQVVTDSSEEPIQRILM